Genomic DNA from Methanosarcinales archaeon:
CCCCGGGCAGTATACTTGAAGCATTGGAATACACACGAGGCATCAATCCTGATCTATATATTTTCGAGATTTCGCTGGGAGGAACGGGAGCTGCTGATCTGGGAATAATTACTAGCCTGGATAATGAATATACCATAGCTGGCGGCAGCAGGTCATCATCTATGGCAAAAAAACAGATCATTGATTATGCAAAGCAGGGCAGTACACTGCTGATAAATGCAAATGCGGGTGAAATTGATCTGCCAAACAACATAAAATCAGTAAGTTTTAGCGATACCTCAAAAGATGCTGAATTTTCGATTGATAATTCCAAAAGTGACTGGATTATTCGTTTCAGCAAACAGACCTTCAGGTTTGCCCCAAATACCGGTTATGATCCAAATGCATATACAACCGCTATTATTTGCGCAACAGCCGCATCCACACTGATGGGGGTGAGTCCTGAAACAATTGAATCGACCCTATCTGAATTCCATGGAGTCAATGGCAGGATGCAGGTTGTGAAGCACTCAGGCCGGATAATGCTTGATAATTCCAACTCTGGTATGAATCCAGCATCATTAGAGCATGCCCTGGAATATTCCCGCAATATTTCAGAAAATAACAGCAAGCGTGTATATATTATAGGTGAGGAAGCAGAGCAGGTATGCGAAGGTCTTGACCCCGAAGCTGTCAATACTTTTGTCAGTGAACACGACCGGGAACTTGATAATATCATTCTGGTGGGGGAGCGCATGCATGCCATTACCGGAGATAATATTCAACATGCCGGTAGCCTTAAAGATGCTATTGGAATCGCAGAATCACTGACTTTGAAAAACGACATGATAATCTCATGTGTTAAATGTTTCAGATAAATCGGAGGATAATAGAATGAGCCCAGTACCTTTACAAAAAGAACCCACGATCATACATCCCAGACCCAGTTCCATTGTAGCTGCCCTTTACACACTTCGGGACCTTGATGTGGACGTGGTCATCCTGCACGGCCCTCCGGGATGCAGTTTCAAACATGCCAGGTTACTGGAAGAGGATGGGCTGCGTGTAGTTACTACTGCCCTGGACGAATCGGGTTTCGTGTTCGGAGGACACGACCAGCTGGTTAAGCTGCTTGAAAAAGTCATTGAGAAATTCGATCCTAAAAGGATCGGGATCGTAGGAACCTGTGCCAGCATGATCATTGGTGAGGAACTGCACGAAGCTGTTCTGGAGGTAAATCCCGATGTACCTGTTATTGAAGTTGAGGTCCACGCAGGTTACCCCAACAATACCAAAGGTGTTATCATTACACTGGAATCGGCATTGTCTGCCGGTATCTTGAGCGAGGAAGAATTCCAGCGCCAGAAGGTTCTGCTTGAAAAGGCCACTGAAGTGGAAAAACGCCACGGTGCGGCTTCCAAAGAGTATCTGGAACCCAGCCGGGGTGATACCAAATACACAGTGGCGAAAAGGATTATAGAGTTATTAAAGGCAGGCAAGAAAGGTCTCAACATCCTGAATGCCAAAAAGGAGACGGGTTACATGTTCGCTGATATCAATGCGGCTGTGAACCAGGTGGCAAAGGAACTTGGCTCCACATCTGAAATTATCAATATGGCAAACCTTGATGAGAACCTGGGACTTGACAGGGTAAAATCCCATGCCAGAAACATTAATCGTGATCTTCAGAAAATGGGCATTGAGGTACACGAGATTATCGGCGGGCTGGATGAATACCCTGTTGCAGGAGAGCTGGTCAACCGGCTCATAGCTGAGAAATATTCAGATTTTGATTTTGCAGTGATAACAGGTGTGCCCCATGCCATTCCAATGGACAACCTTCAGGGCATGGAGGTTATCTCAGTGACCAATGGTCCCAGGCAGGTACTGCCGTTAAAGGAGATGGGGCATGAATATGTGGTGGTTGAGATAGACCTCCATCCCAAGACTCTTGGTGTTAGCAGCATCGTGGAATCCGAGTTCGGGGCAACTCTGCGGGAGTTGGCACGGGAGGAGGGGACATGAAACAGATCGCTATTTATGGAAAAGGGGGGATCGGGAAGAGCAGTACAGCATCCAATGTTGCAGCTGCCTGTGCTGATGAAGGATACAAGGTCACGATTGTCGGCTGCGATCCAAAAAGCGATTCCTCAATTACACTACTGAGAGGCGAGCGCATCCCTACGGTTATGGAACTGATGCAGCAGGGATTTGAAATCTCAGAAGAAGATGTTGTATTTGAAGGTTACAAAGGAGTTAAATGTGTGGAAGTCGGGGGGCCTGAACCCGGGATAGGCTGTGCTGGCCGGGGGATTATCGTGGCTATTAAAATGCTGCAGAAAAAATCCTCTGTAATGGCGGACAGTGACCTTATCATATATGATGTTCCAGGGGATATTGTGTGCGGGGGGTTCGCTGCCCCGATCAGGAAAGGGCTGGTCAATGATACGTATGTTCTGACATCTGGCGAATATATGCCATTATATGCGGCAAATAATATCTGCAAGGGTTTTTCCCGTCTCGGTAACCATTTGAACGGCGTGATCTGCAACAGTCGAAATGCTGAGAACGAAGAAGCCATTGTCAAAGCCTTTGCTCAGGAATTGGGCAGCGAGCTGCTGGCTTTTATACCCAAGGACCCCATTGTCCAGACCTGTGAGCGGGCGGGATATTCTGTGATTGAAAAGCAACCTGACAGTGAGATCGCTGGAGTGTATCGCAAACTTGCCAGGTCGATAATGGATGGGATTTCATCCTGCAAACCCCAACCTTTGACAGATGCCAGATTGCGGGAGTTAACAGGATAAGGGTATATTTTTTCACAAGTTTTTTAACGTAAGGACATCCTCTTTCAACTGGGTAAACTGAATGAAAGAAGATATATATGATGTTGATTTTCCCTGCAAACGGCTCAGGGTCATTCTTGAACAGATCGTCCCTGATATTGTAGCACGCTGGAAATCCCAGAAATTGGATCGGGATGAAATAAGAAAGAACCTTGGAAACAGACGCCGCAGGGCGTATGAATTGCTGGAAAAATGCCCGTCAGAAAAATATACTCCTGAAATTATTGAAGAAAAATTCAAATGGGCTTATAAAGAATTGAAAATGGAGTATCCTCATTGACGTTCATTTACAGTAATATTTATTTAACTTATCCTCTTATCTGAAGCGGTGATTGATTGGCAAGTGTAAAACGGGCACTAATAAGTGTATCAGATAAGACAGGAATAGTCAATTTTGCAAAAACTCTTGCTGATATGGGTGTCGAGATAATCTCAACCGGAGGTACAGCAAAAACCTTACGAGCAGCCGGGATATCTGTACGGGATGTTTCAGAGGTCACTGGTTTTCCAGAGATGATGGACGGCAGGGTCAAGACCTTGCATCCAAAAATTCATGGAGGATTACTATGTCTTCGGGATAACATAGACCACATGAGCCAGATTCAAAAACATGATACCAGACTTATCGATCTTGTAGCAGTAAACCTGTATCCTTTCAGGGAAACCGTGGCAAAACAGGATGTCACCCTGGAAGAGGCAATTGAAAATATCGATATTGGCGGACCTACCCTTGTCAGGGCATCGGCAAAGAATTACAGGCATGTGGTCATAATCACAGACCCTGCGGACTATTCGTCTATCAGTGCAGAATTACAGGAAGAAGGGGAGGTGTCACTTGCCAGCAAGGAAAAGCTTGCTGTTAAGGCCTTCGGGCATACTGCAGATTATGATTCAGCCATTGATACATACCTCAGCCATCAACTGGCCAATGAGGATATTTTAAGGCTCAAATTTGTGGAAGGCAAGACACTTCGCTATGGTGAGAACTGGCACCAATGGGCAAAATTCTATAAAGAGACCGGAGTGGACGGACCCAGCCTTTCAAAGATCGTCCAGCATAACGGCAAAGAGATGTCATATAACAATTACGTTGATACTGACAATGCGCTGCAAACCATTCTGGAATTTGGTGACAAAACGGCAGCATGCGTGGTCAAACACAACAACCCATGTGGGTTGGCAACTGGTAGAACGTTAAGGGATGCACTGGCTGCTGCCTGGGATGGGGATCCCATTTCGGCCTTTGGCAGTATCATATGTTTCAATAAAACTGTTGATATTGATACTGCCCAGTTTACGAAAGGGAAATTTGTGGAGGTAATCCTGGCTCCCGGATATGAACCGGATGCCCTGGAATTTTTAAAGAAAAAAAGCAAGGACCTGCGAATCCTGGAGCTGCCTGAGATGGTTGAGGAGATTGAGATTGAGAGTAGATTTACCAACATCGTAGGAGGAATGCTCCAGCAGTCAAGGGATGTTGGTGTGTTCGAGAAATGGGATGTGGTTACGGATACGACATTCCCTGAATCCAAAAGAGAACTGGCTGAGTTCTCAATGACAGCCTGCAAAAGGACAAAATCCAATTCAGTTATCATTGCCTGGGAATATGTACCAGGGAGCTTCATGGTTCTGGGTATGGGGGCAGGTCAGCCCAATAGGGTTGATTCTATACGCAAACTGGCAGTGACAAAGGCCAGGGAGAATCTTGAGGTCATATATGAGCGGCAAAAGCCTGGAATATCTTTTGACCGGTATGTGAGGGATGTGATGTCTGAATCCGTACTGTCATCTGATGCTTTCTTCCCATTTGACGATAGTATTATACATTCTGCAGAGCATTACATCAGGTATATCGTGTCTCCTGGAGGTAGTATCAGGGATAATGAGGTAATTGCCACTGCAAACAGGCTGGGAGTTTCACTGGTATTTACAGGTATGCGACATTTCAATCATTGATATTTGAGGAGAACAACATGGAAAGAGATGATAATTCAACAAAATATATTATTGCGTTTATAATATTAGCTGCCATGGTAGTGGCAATGATATATCTAGGCAATACTGGTAATAGTGGAAAAGTGGAAGTAGGAGATACAGTGTTTGTCAATTATGTTGGCAAGGAATTAAATGGCGAGATATTTGATACCTCACTGGAAGATGTGGCAATCGGGGCAGGTATCCAGCAGCCAGATCGACCTTATCAACCATTACAATTCCTGGTTGGGGCAGGTAGGCTTATTGAAGGTTTTGATAGTGGTGTCCTGGGTATGAAAGTGGGTGAAAAAAAGACAATTAACATCCCACCTGAAGAAGGATATGGGGACATTGATTCTTCAAAGATCCAGGTAATTCCATTAATTGATGAGATTCCTTTAATACAGGATATCCCGTTCCCCGAAACAATTGAGTTAGAGCTATTCAAGTTCAACCAGACCTTTGGCACCGGTTATATTGTGGGTGATTCAGTACAGCTACCTGATACTACCATTGATTTAACCATCAAAGAAATCGGTGAGACTGTAAATCTTAGCCGCGATCTGAAAGTGGGAGATACCTACGATCCTGGTGAGGGGTCACCCTGGAATGAGACTGTGACGGCTATGAATGAAACACATTTGACAGTGAAGCATAATGCGCAAGTAGGTGATGTGCTTCAATTAGCCCCATGGAACAGCACGGTGATCGATGTGGATGAGACTAATATCACAGTCCGGCACAATCCTATCCCCGATACCACAGTGGATACATATTCAGGATCTTTTAATATACATTTCAATGAGACTGCGATTACTCTGGACAATAACCACTTTCTAGCAGGAAAAACCCTGGTATTTGATATTGAAATCGTGGATATTGTAAAACCAAATAATAACTGAGCCCTTATTTTTCCGGGCTCTTATTTTTTTTATATTTTGGCAAAGTGACTTCTTCCATCTGATATGATTTTCATCTGTCTGGAAATCTCAAAAGTATCTGATCTGATACCTATATCCCTGCTCCACCAAAAATAACTGACGATTGGTCCCGAAGGTTTGTTCAATGGTACCCTTTGATACCAGTGTGTAGAAATGAGATGTTTGCTCTTTGGGTCGAAGAATGCGCCCTAATCGTTGTGCTTCCTCCTGACGCGAACCAAATGTACCTGAGACTTGAATCATGACGCTGGCATCAGGCAGATCTACGGCAAAATTTGCGACCTTGGATACCACAAGTATATTTATGCCTCCTTTTCTGAACTCATCATAAAGTTTCTCTCTCTCATCATGCCTGGTCTTACCTGTGATAATTGGCAGCCTCAATGATATGGCAAGCTTTTCTAACTGCGAAATGAATTGACCAATGATCAGGATGCTCTCACCTGCGTGGTTTTCCAACAGTTCACAAACAAGCTCTTTTTTACGCTGGTTCTCCGCAGCGATGCGAAACTTAGCGCGTTTATCAGCATGAGCGTACTTAAGCTCTTCTTCAGACGATAGAGGAACGCGATACTCGGTACAGATGGCTTTAGCGATATAGCCGCGACTCTCAAGCGTCTTCCATGGAACATCATATCGCTTAGGACCTATCAGTGCAAAGACATCATCCTCTTTACCATCTTCTCGCACCAAAGTTGCAGTCAGTCCAAGTCGCCGTCTGGCTTGAATTGCCGTTGTTGCACGAAATACCGGAGCCGGGAGCATGTGTACCTCGTCATATATAATAAGCCCCCAGTTATGCTCAGTAAAGATGTTCAGGTTATGCAACGGTTCGTCCTTTGTGCGGCGATATGTCAACATCTGATATGTGGTGATCGTAATTGGCTTGATCTCTTTAACACGTCCTGTAAACTCGCCAATGTCTGTTTCTTCGGTGTGAGTCTTGGAGAGAATTTCATCGCGCCATTGCCGAACCGAGACATTATTGGTGGCGATGATCAAAGTGTGGCTTGATATCTGAACCATAGTTCCAAGTCCTATAATCGTCTTACCTGAACCGCAGGGAAGAACAATCACTCCACTACCCCCCGTCTTCTGTCCTGCACAGTAAAATACATCTACGGCATCTTTTTGATAATCGCGCAACTGAAATGACTTACCTTCAAGGTCAATGCTGCGCAAAGTGAGATCGAACCGTTCTCCATCCAGATATCCGCACAAATCTTTGACAGGGTAGCCTGCCTTTATCAATGCGTGCTTAAGATCACCGCGTCTGACTTGCGGTATGAAAAGTCCAGGGAGACCGTCATTATCAACCCAAAACTGTTCTAATGACTTATTGTTACGGATTCGTTCCAGAATACGGAAATCTTTCACTTCAAGCTCTAAGCAATCATGTGCGGCTTTCTGTAACACCAGCTTGCCATAGGTCTCATACCACTCCCTAATATCGACAATGACATTTGATGGAATGCCGTAACGCGAGAAGTCTTCAAGACCTTCGACAATCTCTTTAAAAGGCACACCTAATGCTGCTGCATTCCAGAGCGACAATGGCGTGACCCTGTAGGTGTGGATAAACTCGGGTGATTTTACCAGCTCGGTAAAAAGAGCTAAAAAGTCCCGACATTCTACGTACCCGGGGTGTTCAACCTCAAGCATTAACGTGCGATCGCTCTGGATGATGAGTGGCTTTTGTGATCTCATGCAATATCCTCGATCTGGATGGTATAATCTTGTTTAAGTGCCTTAATGATTTTCTTTGCCTCTGATTCGTAATGCCTGGCAAAGGAGAGTGTCAATTTGCCCCAATCTGCAGCAACAGGGCATCTGGCAGCTATAAGTCCTTTGCGGAATTCTTCCATCAACTCTTTTGCTGGAAAGTGAAATGTGATCTGGACTTCCCGTTTTATTGTCCCAGGCTTCTTTGCTTTTGCTCCTGCTTTTGATTTTGAAACGCTTGAACCTCGTTTGGGAAAGACTGTGTGTGCACCGTCTGGAAGAGGCGTAAGTGCTGATGAGCGATGTTTTATGTGAAGAGGGATCAACTCCTTCTGCTCAAGATGTGTGAACAACCTGTCAGGTGAATGCACGATTCTTATCGTCGGTGATATACATTCGATCGTGAATCGGTCGATGTCAGGGAGATCTTTATCTCCCTCAAAAAGCACACCATTCTCATAGAGAGTAAACGCTTCTGAAGCCCCAATCCACTCTTCGAGTTCGATTCGAACATTCTGTGGCAGTTCCTGATCGCTTATGTTCTCCAAAAACTTGATCACATCAAGGTCTCCTCTTTCGCTCAATTGAGTCAAAACCTTCTTTTTTCGAAGTTTTAAAATGCTTGTTTTATCCTTTGCCACAACATCTGCAAGTTTTATCAATTGCGCAAGAATCCGAACCGGATATAATTCCGATTCCACGTGCATCTCGAAATTCGGCTGCACTGTAACTCTGGGCTCTATGATCTTACCGCTCATCACGTGCAGGAACTTATCATTAACTCGAAACGCCTGAAGCTGATTTATCTCGGGCAGGTATCCCTTATACTCTGTCTTGGAATAGGCAACCTCGATATATCCTAAAATAATGGGTAATCCTTCTAGGAATCGTTCCACATATCGACCCTCCACTCGCTCAAATGCATCTGCATCACTCTCTGAGATCTGTATCTCCCTACTCCATGTGCTCTTACCCTCATGAAAATTGCCATATCGACCATTCTTTGCATCGTGTTTATGTCGATATTTGGGCTTCCCGGGGATAAGAAAGTATGGATGATGCTCTTTCAGGTATTGGATCAATGAAGAGGTAGTGTACCAAACACCAGGTGTACAGTATTGCAGAACCTCAATTAGAAATCGCCGGGCTCTGGCAAAATCCAATTCTGGCATAATACCAGTCGCTGATCCCCAGGTCGAGAATCCGGATAGCCTGCCAAGCGAACTTGTAACATAAAACTCATTGTAATCATCAAGATAATTTTTTACTAATAAATCCAGAAGCTTCTTCTCCTGCTCTATTAGTGGTAGACCAATAAACTTTTCATATATTATGGTATCGACTTCTATGTAATTGTCAGGAAATGATGGTTCACTACTTGTGTATCCTGCATATATCCCCTCAGTGTCATATTTTACGAACTTGAATAGAAGCGCTAGTTTATCGATATAATTTATCCAATTAGAAAATCCATATGATTCTACAAATTCTATTATAGAAGAATCACTCATAAGTTTTGACAATCGCTTTAAGTCAGATCGGTTCAACTCATTACTTCGGTGTAACCGTTTCACATCACGGTCTTGCACATACTCAACATAGGCATGCAGATCATGACGTATATCATTTTGGTTGGAAAAGATGCTCAGTTCGTTGATATTTGCCGGAGTTAAGTTTGGTTTTGGTTGCATCATTCATTCCTCACCTTCTTGATCACATGTCCTGACATCTCCACAAGTTTTTGTATTGCGGGAAGAAGGGCACATGGAAATGCGATATAATCATCTGGAAGCGAAACAAGGCTTTGCGAATCAGCAAATGAGTTTTCAATCTGCACCTTAAGGGTCAGATCTTTCACCCTTGCAATCATGAGGTGTTCATGAATTATCTGTTTACCCCATCTCTTTTCAGCCATCTCGATTGCGGTACGAAAATCTATTGAATTCTCTTTTAGCCACTCAAACACACTCTCTTTGCGAACTGTCGTAAGCGCATTCCCGATCTTGATGAGGCTGGCGCTCGCTCGCAGATTGGAATCATGAACATCCAGAATGGCAACCGAAGCCAGCACTTCCAGTGCAGTATATGGGATGGTCATCAGATTCAAAGCTACTGTACCGTCTGGCTCGATCTGAAGATAATGTTCAGGTGAAGATGAAGTCGTATCTTCCATGGAATCTTCAGGTAACCGGTAGTATGCCTTTCCATTTACCACAACTTTTATCAGGCAACCCCACTCCCAGCCGACCTCACATATCTTTTTACAGGGGTGATCCGCCGTCTCTCCTGTAAAGATCTTTAGCATCACAGAGAGACTATCTGCGGGCAGCCATTCATGCTCTTTTAGTTGTGAGAGTGCATAGAGTGTAACTTCAATGAGACTCATATCGTCACTCTTCGTACTGGTATCGGTTGTAACAGACGCACGCCAGCAGGCTTGCTGCCATTTCAACAGACGACTTACTCTGAACTTTTCAGCTCCAATGGACAGATTGCCATCTTCGATAGTGAGCGTGAAAGATTTTTGGTTTGATAAAGTAGATTGTTTTTGCTCCCCTCCGATAATCTCCAGTAGTTTATCACGTAGTACCTCTCTCTTGACATCCCCGGTTTTTGTAAATTTCGAAGCTTTGACAACAGGTGGAAGAAAAACTCCGAATTCCGTAGGAAAATAGAATCGCAAACGTTCCAGCTTCGTAGAGCTGAAATATGCACTCGCTTCCTTCTCTATGATAATGAGCACACCCTTTCGCACCAGATTATTCTTTACTGTTTTGAATGTTTCATTATACCGCTGGTTAAAAGTCCCGTAATAGTACCCTTTCGCAGGTTTTGCGCTGCCGTATAGTCTCTCGAAGTACTCGATACTAACTTCTTTGTTTATCTTATTGAGCAAGTGGAGGAATACAACTTCCTCATAGGTTAATGAGTTCAGTGCTTCCTTTATGCCAATCGGGGAGATGAAGAAGTTTTCAAAAATATCACGAGAAGTCGCCTCCTTGGCAGGAAAACCACGGCTTTTGCAGATTGCTTTAATATCAGAGTCATTGAGATCACTTTTGCACATCTGCTTCAACATAATTTGCATATCCATTCAATCACACCTATTTGTATATCTTAACTCCTCTGTGTCAATGATTATTTCCTTCTTTTTAGAAGCGGACCTTAATTATAATACTTACAAAAAGACTAAAAACGTTACGATTTTTTGTAACGTTCACGCTAATCTCTAAAGTCCCAATCAAGGATTTGATCAGGAAGCGTGCCAGCGCCGTAGCCGGATATGAGCATGTTATCCGATGCTAAGGGCAGGCGTCCGCAGATATGATGGCGGGCAGCGGGAGATTAATGGAACGGATGGAGGCGAGGTTTCTGCTTAAATTAACCGGCCGAATAAGAAAGAGCGATTACTCGCTCTCCCTCTTCTGAGAACGGTAGAAAATAGTAACTATAAATGGTATGAAAAATCATATTCAAATACAAAACTATAAAATAAAACAACACAAAAGATGAAATAATGTCAATATCTATCGGACTGGCTGGAAAACCCAATTCTGGAAAGAGCACTTTTTTTAAAGCTGCCACTCTAGCAGATGTGGATATAGCCAATCATCCATTTACCACAATAGATGCCAATCACGGAGTAGCATATGTTCGAGCCCTTTGTGCATGCCAGGGTTTTGGCAAACTCTGCGGGCAGTGCAAAGACGGTGCAAGATATGTGCCCGTGGAAATAATCGATGTAGCAGGACTTGTCCCGGATGCTCACAAGGGCAGAGGTCTTGGCAATGCATTCCTTGATAACCTCAGGCAGGCTAATGCCATCATCCATGTGATAGATGCTTCGGGTGGAACAGACATCGAAGGAAATCCTGTCGGGATAGGTCAGCATGACCCGTTAGAGGATATCGAATTTCTGGAATACGAGATCACAATGTGGATGTTCAGTATCCTGAAGCGCAACTGGGATCGCCTCTCACGAAAAATACAGGCAGTGGGTCTGAAGATCGAACAGGTCATATCTGATCAACTGCAGGGGGCTGGTGTCAGTGTTGTCCATGCAAGGAGAGCTTTACAAAAGACCAATCTTGCATCAGAAAATCCTGCCACATGGACCGATGACCAGATGATAGCATTGTCAGACGTCATCAGGCTGGAAAGCAAACCACTGATCATAGCTGCAAACAAGATGGATATTGCACCCCCCGAATTAATTGAGCGTTTAAGATCGGCAGACAGGATAGTAGTTCCAACATCAGCGGCAGCTGAATTGGCACTTCGAATGGCGGAAAAAAGCGGTGCAATAGACTACCGTCCAGGTGATAAGGAATTCAAGATCACTGGAGAATTGTCTGAACAGCAAAAGAGTGGATTGGATAAGATCAAGATGCTCCTGGATGAAAATGGTGGAACAGGTATTCAGGAATGTATTAATACTGCAGTCCTGAAACTGCTGGACCAGATCGTGCTATATCCTGTAGAGGATGAGAATAAATACACTGATAAGAATGGAAAAATGCTACCCGATGCATATTTGATGAAACAGGGTTCCTCGCCCCACGACCTTGCTTACATGGTGCATACAGATATTGGTGAAGGTTTCTTATATGCTGTGAATGCCAAGACCAAAATGCGTCTCGGTGAAAAACATGAAGTGGAAGATGGCGATGTTATAAAGATCGTCTCTACAAAATAATAAAGCATCATCATCACCTGATTTTTATTCATAATAATAAAAAACAAGATGCTGCAGATAAATATTTATTCAGATTAATCCATCTCCATATCTTCGACCATGTTCTCATCTATTAGTTTCTCGATCCTCTGCCTGGCATGTTCAAGTTTAGAAGAGCAAAGCCTGGTCAATGAAATACCCCGCTCGAACAGTTCGAGGTTCTCATCAAGAGATAGATCACCGGTCTCGATCTTTTTTACGATCTCTTCAAGTTCTGCCAGGGCTGTTTCAAAATTATTATCATCCTGAATGTCCTTATTCTCCTTTGTCAAATATCTTCCTCCCTTTGTAAAACTTTACTTTTTATTTTCCCATCAATAAGTCGTATCTCCAGCGCATCTCCCTTGTTAACCTGGTTAATACTCTTTACCACCTTTTTATCCACCATGGTGATACTATAACCCCTTTTGAGTGTATTTAGAGGACTTATAGCATTGAGCCGTCCTACAGAAGATTCAAGCATTTTTTTATGTTTATCAATATCGTGTTCTGCAATTTGCCTCATACGCAGCCCAAGTTCGTCCACACGCTGGACGTGTTGGTTCAAATTACTGATAAATCCGGAGCCGTTTACAATTTTTTCGAGATGCATAAGATGATTAGTGTGATAATCTATAATATTTCCAAAAGATGATATCAAACGTGACCAGTTGGTATCGATATGTTTTTTCACATCTTCCCTGTCAGGCACCACCAGTTCTGCAGCAGCCGATGGCGTAGGTGCTCGTACATCTGCTATAAGATCGGTTATGGTAAAATCTGTCTCGTGTCCAATAGAACTAACAACCGGGATATTGGAATTGAAGATAGCCATGGCCACTTCCTCGCTATTGAAAGGCCACAGGTCTTCCAGAGCCCCTCCTCCCCTTGCAAGGATAATAACATCCACATCTGTTAGGTTCAGGCGCTTAATTGAGTTCACAATACTCTTGATGGCATTTTCACCCTGTACTACAGTGGGTGAGAGCAGAATATCCACCGGAAATCTTCTCTTGCTGACATTTATGATATCATGCAGCACAGCCCCTGTAGGTGATGTTGCTACGCCGATGCGTCTGGGAAAAACAGGAAGGGGTTTTTTATGTGCTTCATCAAACAGACCCTGGGCTGCCAGTCTTTTTTTCAGGATCTCAAGTGCCTTATGCAGCTCACCCACACCATCGGGTTTTAGGGCAGTCGCCACAAGCTGGTAGTAACCCCTCACCTCGTATACATCGATGTCACCGAATGCCAGTATTTTCATACCAGCTTCAGGTACAAATGCAAGATTCCGGCATGAGCTCTTGAACATCACGCAGCTGAGCTGCGAATTGGCATCTTTCAAAGTGAAATATTTATGTCCGGACCCATGATTGGTAAGATTGGATATCTCTCCCCTCACCCACACACTATGAAGCAGGGGGTCATTATTGATAACGTCGTGCACATAATGATTGAGTTCAACGACAGAGTAAACAAAGGTTTTATCTTTGGTCTTATCTGTAGTTTTATCTATACCAGATTGAAAATCAAACAGGTTCACAACAATATATTAGAATAGTATAGCATGATACTTTTCATAGGGGACTGAAAGTAATCTATGGTTCTATAACATAGAGTCCAGTGTCATCATCCCTTCTACTTCATCCTCATCTATTATTGAGTACTCAAACACAGATCTGCGTATGCTGATTGGTGATCTGGCCCTGAC
This window encodes:
- the cfbE gene encoding coenzyme F430 synthase, coding for MLFENQDVTVVDLTHGGIPLALNIAQFARGVTGIDVYGTVDSVVLTGLEKDGIEISKTIQSDTDLIVAPVHLDPDLLPDSNSNEIITHHRAVGEILLNTDMGAKVIEITGTGAKTSTATLLADMMSRQMSVISHTSRGVEQWQNGAPEMVHHGLSIAPGSILEALEYTRGINPDLYIFEISLGGTGAADLGIITSLDNEYTIAGGSRSSSMAKKQIIDYAKQGSTLLINANAGEIDLPNNIKSVSFSDTSKDAEFSIDNSKSDWIIRFSKQTFRFAPNTGYDPNAYTTAIICATAASTLMGVSPETIESTLSEFHGVNGRMQVVKHSGRIMLDNSNSGMNPASLEHALEYSRNISENNSKRVYIIGEEAEQVCEGLDPEAVNTFVSEHDRELDNIILVGERMHAITGDNIQHAGSLKDAIGIAESLTLKNDMIISCVKCFR
- the cfbD gene encoding Ni-sirohydrochlorin a,c-diamide reductive cyclase catalytic subunit; protein product: MSPVPLQKEPTIIHPRPSSIVAALYTLRDLDVDVVILHGPPGCSFKHARLLEEDGLRVVTTALDESGFVFGGHDQLVKLLEKVIEKFDPKRIGIVGTCASMIIGEELHEAVLEVNPDVPVIEVEVHAGYPNNTKGVIITLESALSAGILSEEEFQRQKVLLEKATEVEKRHGAASKEYLEPSRGDTKYTVAKRIIELLKAGKKGLNILNAKKETGYMFADINAAVNQVAKELGSTSEIINMANLDENLGLDRVKSHARNINRDLQKMGIEVHEIIGGLDEYPVAGELVNRLIAEKYSDFDFAVITGVPHAIPMDNLQGMEVISVTNGPRQVLPLKEMGHEYVVVEIDLHPKTLGVSSIVESEFGATLRELAREEGT
- the cfbC gene encoding Ni-sirohydrochlorin a,c-diamide reductive cyclase ATP-dependent reductase subunit yields the protein MKQIAIYGKGGIGKSSTASNVAAACADEGYKVTIVGCDPKSDSSITLLRGERIPTVMELMQQGFEISEEDVVFEGYKGVKCVEVGGPEPGIGCAGRGIIVAIKMLQKKSSVMADSDLIIYDVPGDIVCGGFAAPIRKGLVNDTYVLTSGEYMPLYAANNICKGFSRLGNHLNGVICNSRNAENEEAIVKAFAQELGSELLAFIPKDPIVQTCERAGYSVIEKQPDSEIAGVYRKLARSIMDGISSCKPQPLTDARLRELTG
- the purH gene encoding bifunctional phosphoribosylaminoimidazolecarboxamide formyltransferase/IMP cyclohydrolase codes for the protein MASVKRALISVSDKTGIVNFAKTLADMGVEIISTGGTAKTLRAAGISVRDVSEVTGFPEMMDGRVKTLHPKIHGGLLCLRDNIDHMSQIQKHDTRLIDLVAVNLYPFRETVAKQDVTLEEAIENIDIGGPTLVRASAKNYRHVVIITDPADYSSISAELQEEGEVSLASKEKLAVKAFGHTADYDSAIDTYLSHQLANEDILRLKFVEGKTLRYGENWHQWAKFYKETGVDGPSLSKIVQHNGKEMSYNNYVDTDNALQTILEFGDKTAACVVKHNNPCGLATGRTLRDALAAAWDGDPISAFGSIICFNKTVDIDTAQFTKGKFVEVILAPGYEPDALEFLKKKSKDLRILELPEMVEEIEIESRFTNIVGGMLQQSRDVGVFEKWDVVTDTTFPESKRELAEFSMTACKRTKSNSVIIAWEYVPGSFMVLGMGAGQPNRVDSIRKLAVTKARENLEVIYERQKPGISFDRYVRDVMSESVLSSDAFFPFDDSIIHSAEHYIRYIVSPGGSIRDNEVIATANRLGVSLVFTGMRHFNH